One genomic segment of Podarcis raffonei isolate rPodRaf1 chromosome 7, rPodRaf1.pri, whole genome shotgun sequence includes these proteins:
- the PLAG1 gene encoding zinc finger protein PLAG1 isoform X1, which translates to MATVIPGDLSEVRDTQKVPSGKRKRGESKPRKNFPCQLCDKAFNSVEKLKVHSYSHTGERPYKCTQQDCTKAFVSKYKLLRHMATHSPEKTHKCNYCEKMFHRKDHLKNHLHTHNPNKEAFKCEECGKNYNTKLGFKRHLALHAATSGDLTCKVCLQTFESTGVLLEHLKTHAGKSSGGVKEKKHQCEHCDRRFYTRKDVRRHMVVHTGRKDFLCQYCAQRFGRKDHLTRHMKKSHNQELLKVKTEPMDLLDPFPCNVSVPIKDELLPVMSLSSSELTSKPFTNTLQLNLYNTQIQSMQSSTSAHQMVATSLPLGMPCPIDMESVHPSHQLSLKYPLSSTSYTVSMTDKEQPLKGEIESYLMELQSGMPSSSQDSQASSSKLGLDPQVGPLDDGSGDVSLSKSSVSISEPLSTPSLDFSQLFNFIPVNGPPFNPSVSVGNLGMSYTQEEAHSSMTQLPPQAQDPHDPGNGIGLGSLHSLSAAFTSSLNTTTTLPRFHQAFQ; encoded by the exons ATGGCCACTGTCATTCCTGGTGATTTGTCAGAAGTAAGAGATACCCAGAAAGTCCCTTCAGGGAAACGTAAGCGTGGTGAATCCAAACCAAGAAAAAACTTTCCTTGCCAACTGTGTGACAAGGCCTTTAACAGTGTTGAGAAATTAAAGGTTCACTCATACTCTCACACAGGAGAGAGGCCCTACAAGTGCACACAACAAGACTGCACCAAGGCCTTTGTTTCTAAGTACAAATTACTAAG GCATATGGCTACTCATTCTCCTGAGAAAACCCACAAGTGTAATTATTGTGAGAAAATGTTTCATCGAAAAGATCACCTAAAGAATCACCTGCATACCCATAATCCCAATAAAGAGGCCTTTAAGTGTgaagaatgtggaaagaactacAACACGAAGCTTGGGTTTAAGCGTCACCTGGCTTTGCATGCTGCAACAAGTGGTGACCTCACCTGTAAAGTATGTTTGCAGACATTTGAAAGCACAGGGGTGTTGCTGGAGCACCTAAAAACTCATGCAGGCAAATCATCAGGTGGCGTGAAGGAGAAAAAGCACCAGTGTGAACATTGTGATCGTCGGTTTTACACCCGAAAGGATGTCCGAAGACACATGGTAGTGCACACTGGAAGAAAGGACTTCCTCTGTCAGTATTGCGCACAGAGATTTGGCCGGAAGGATCACCTAACACGGCATATGAAGAAAAGTCACAACCAAGAACTTCTGAAGGTCAAAACGGAGCCAATGGATCTACTAGACCCATTTCCTTGCAATGTTTCTGTGCCTATAAAGGACGAGTTACTTCCAGTGATGTCTTTATCTTCCAGTGAACTGACATCAAAGCCATTTACAAACACTTTGCAATTAAATCTCTACAATACTCAGATTCAGTCCATGCAGAGCTCAACATCTGCACACCAAATGGTTGCCACATCATTACCTTTAGGAATGCCTTGTCCAATAGATATGGAATCTGTCCATCCTTCTCACCAGCTCTCTCTAAAATATCCACTCAGTTCTACCTCATATACAGTTTCTATGACTGATAAAGAGCAGCCATTGAAAGGGGAAATTGAAAGTTACTTAATGGAACTGCAAAGTGGTATGCCTTCTTCATCCCAAGATTCTCAAGCATCTTCATCTAAATTAGGGTTGGATCCTCAAGTAGGGCCACTAGATGATGGATCTGGGGATGTTTCCCTTTCGAAAAGTTCAGTTTCTATTAGTGAACCTCTAAGCACCCCATCACTGGACTTCTCTCAGTTATTCAATTTTATACCTGTAAATGGACCTCCTTTTAATCCTTCTGTTTCTGTAGGAAATCTTGGAATGAGTTACACGCAAGAGGAAGCACATTCATCTATGACGCAGCTTCCTCCACAGGCACAAGATCCACATGACCCTGGTAATGGTATAGGTCTTGGGTCTTTGCATTCATTATCAGCAGCTTTCACGAGCAGTTTAAACACAACCACAACCTTACCACGTTTTCATCAAGCTTTCCAATAG
- the PLAG1 gene encoding zinc finger protein PLAG1 isoform X2, with the protein MATHSPEKTHKCNYCEKMFHRKDHLKNHLHTHNPNKEAFKCEECGKNYNTKLGFKRHLALHAATSGDLTCKVCLQTFESTGVLLEHLKTHAGKSSGGVKEKKHQCEHCDRRFYTRKDVRRHMVVHTGRKDFLCQYCAQRFGRKDHLTRHMKKSHNQELLKVKTEPMDLLDPFPCNVSVPIKDELLPVMSLSSSELTSKPFTNTLQLNLYNTQIQSMQSSTSAHQMVATSLPLGMPCPIDMESVHPSHQLSLKYPLSSTSYTVSMTDKEQPLKGEIESYLMELQSGMPSSSQDSQASSSKLGLDPQVGPLDDGSGDVSLSKSSVSISEPLSTPSLDFSQLFNFIPVNGPPFNPSVSVGNLGMSYTQEEAHSSMTQLPPQAQDPHDPGNGIGLGSLHSLSAAFTSSLNTTTTLPRFHQAFQ; encoded by the coding sequence ATGGCTACTCATTCTCCTGAGAAAACCCACAAGTGTAATTATTGTGAGAAAATGTTTCATCGAAAAGATCACCTAAAGAATCACCTGCATACCCATAATCCCAATAAAGAGGCCTTTAAGTGTgaagaatgtggaaagaactacAACACGAAGCTTGGGTTTAAGCGTCACCTGGCTTTGCATGCTGCAACAAGTGGTGACCTCACCTGTAAAGTATGTTTGCAGACATTTGAAAGCACAGGGGTGTTGCTGGAGCACCTAAAAACTCATGCAGGCAAATCATCAGGTGGCGTGAAGGAGAAAAAGCACCAGTGTGAACATTGTGATCGTCGGTTTTACACCCGAAAGGATGTCCGAAGACACATGGTAGTGCACACTGGAAGAAAGGACTTCCTCTGTCAGTATTGCGCACAGAGATTTGGCCGGAAGGATCACCTAACACGGCATATGAAGAAAAGTCACAACCAAGAACTTCTGAAGGTCAAAACGGAGCCAATGGATCTACTAGACCCATTTCCTTGCAATGTTTCTGTGCCTATAAAGGACGAGTTACTTCCAGTGATGTCTTTATCTTCCAGTGAACTGACATCAAAGCCATTTACAAACACTTTGCAATTAAATCTCTACAATACTCAGATTCAGTCCATGCAGAGCTCAACATCTGCACACCAAATGGTTGCCACATCATTACCTTTAGGAATGCCTTGTCCAATAGATATGGAATCTGTCCATCCTTCTCACCAGCTCTCTCTAAAATATCCACTCAGTTCTACCTCATATACAGTTTCTATGACTGATAAAGAGCAGCCATTGAAAGGGGAAATTGAAAGTTACTTAATGGAACTGCAAAGTGGTATGCCTTCTTCATCCCAAGATTCTCAAGCATCTTCATCTAAATTAGGGTTGGATCCTCAAGTAGGGCCACTAGATGATGGATCTGGGGATGTTTCCCTTTCGAAAAGTTCAGTTTCTATTAGTGAACCTCTAAGCACCCCATCACTGGACTTCTCTCAGTTATTCAATTTTATACCTGTAAATGGACCTCCTTTTAATCCTTCTGTTTCTGTAGGAAATCTTGGAATGAGTTACACGCAAGAGGAAGCACATTCATCTATGACGCAGCTTCCTCCACAGGCACAAGATCCACATGACCCTGGTAATGGTATAGGTCTTGGGTCTTTGCATTCATTATCAGCAGCTTTCACGAGCAGTTTAAACACAACCACAACCTTACCACGTTTTCATCAAGCTTTCCAATAG
- the MOS gene encoding proto-oncogene serine/threonine-protein kinase mos → MPSPLPHSRLLHLEFSPSVETRPCSSPLVFPAKREKLFLGEGPLPRARRLPSRVAWCSIDWDQLCLLHPLGSGGFGSVYKATYHGATVAVKQVKKCSKNRLASRQSFWAELNAARLDHKNVVRIVAASTCAPGNQDSLGTIIMEYVGNRTLDHVIYGTGCITAKKKDDQLSIAQCLGYSCDIMAGLVFLHSHLIVHLDLKPANIFITEHNVCKIGDFGCSQKLQNAASDPQLCQQGGTYTHRAPELLKGERVNPKADIYSFAITLWQMVTQQEPYSGERQYVLYSVVAYNLRPSLTAAVFRESTTGQRLENIIGSCWRADVAERPSAELLLHNLQSLSLIV, encoded by the coding sequence ATGCCATCCCCTCTTCCACATAGTCGTCTTCTCCATCTGGAATTTTCTCCATCTGTGGAAACACGACCCTGTAGTAGTCCCTTGGTGTTTCCTGCCAAACGTGAAAAGCTCTTTTTGGGGGAAGGTCCGTTGCCTAGGGCTCGTCGGCTACCCTCTCGTGTAGCTTGGTGTTCTATAGACTGGGATCAGTTGTGCCTGCTGCACCCCCTAGGCTCTGGTGGCTTTGGTTCTGTCTACAAGGCTACGTACCATGGAGCTACAGTGGCTGTAAAGCAGGTAAAAAAATGCAGTAAGAACCGTTTGGCATCACGGCAGAGCTTCTGGGCAGAACTAAATGCAGCACGCCTTGATCACAAAAATGTGGTGCGTATAGTAGCTGCTAGCACATGTGCCCCTGGCAATCAGGATAGTTTGGGCACCATAATAATGGAGTATGTAGGAAATAGGACTCTGGACCATGTTATCTATGGGACTGGCTGTATAACAGCTAAAAAGAAAGATGATCAGCTGAGTATAGCTCAGTGTCTAGGCTACTCCTGTGACATTATGGCAGGCTTAGTGTTTCTCCATTCACATTTGATTGTGCATCTGGATTTGAAACCTGCCAACATATTCATCACTGAACACAATGTTTGCAAGATTGGAGACTTTGGATGTTCCCAAAAGCTACAGAATGCTGCATCCGACCCACAACTTTGTCAACAAGGGGGAACATACACCCACCGTGCTCCTGAACTCCTTAAAGGTGAGCGAGTCAACCCCAAGGCAGACATCTACTCTTTTGCCATCACCCTCTGGCAAATGGTTACACAGCAAGAGCCTTATTCGGGTGAGCGCCAGTATGTACTCTACTCTGTTGTAGCTTATAACCTGCGCCCTTCTCTGACTGCAGCTGTGTTTAGAGAATCAACCACTGGCCAAAGGCTTGAAAATATAATTGGAAGCTGTTGGAGAGCTGATGTAGCAGAGCGTCCTAGTGCAGAACTTCTCCTTCACAATCTTCAGTCCCTGTCTCTAATAGTATAA